One genomic segment of Suncus etruscus isolate mSunEtr1 chromosome 15, mSunEtr1.pri.cur, whole genome shotgun sequence includes these proteins:
- the BCKDK gene encoding 3-methyl-2-oxobutanoate dehydrogenase [lipoamide] kinase, mitochondrial isoform X1: MILASVLGSGPRGGPPLRPLLVPALSLRARSTSITDTHHMEMARERSKTVTSFYNQSAIDVAAEKPSVRLTPTMMLYSGRSQDGSHLLKSARYLQQELPVRIAHRIKGFRSLPFIIGCNPTILHVHELYIRAFQKLTDFPPIKDQADEAQYCQLVRQLLDDHKDVVTLLAEGLRESRKHIEDEKLVRYFLDKTLTSRLGIRMLATHHLALHEDKPDFVGIICTRLSPKKIIEKWVDFARRLCEHKYGNAPRVRINGHVAARFPFIPMPLDYILPELLKNAMRATMESHLDTPYNVPDVVITIANNDIDLVIRISDRGGGIAHKDLDRVMDYHFTTAEASTQDPRISPLFGHLDMHGDGQSGPMHGFGFGLPTSRAYAEYLGGSLRLLSLQGIGTDVYLRLRHIDGREESFRI; encoded by the exons ATGATCCTCGCATCGGTGCTGGGGAGCGGTCCCCGGGGTGGGCCtccactccggcccctcctggTACCCGCACTCTCTCTCCGCGCCCGCTCCACTTCCATCACCGATACACACCACATGGAGATGGCTCGGGAACGTTCCAAGACCGTCACCTCCTTCTACAATCAGTCGGCCATTGATGTGGCTGCAGAGAAG CCCTCAGTCCGCCTTACACCTACCATGATGCTCTACTCAGGGCGCTCTCAGGATGGCAGCCACCTTCTG AAAAGTGCCCGTTACTTGCAGCAGGAGTTACCCGTGAGGATCGCTCACCGCATCAAGGGCTTCCGCAGCCTTCCATTCATCATTGGCTGCAACCCCACCATATTGCATGTG CATGAGCTGTACATCCGTGCCTTCCAGAAGCTGACTGACTTTCCTCCG ATCAAGGACCAGGCAGATGAGGCCCAGTACTGCCAGCTTGTGAGACAACTGCTGGATGACCACAAAGATGTGGTGACTCTCTTAGCTGAGGGCCTGCGCGAGAGCCGGAAGCACATAGAG GATGAGAAGCTTGTCCGCTACTTCTTAGACAAGACACTGACCTCAAGGCTTGGAATTCGCATGTTGGCCACACATCACCTGGCACTGCATGAGGATAag CCCGACTTTGTAGGCATCATCTGCACTCGCCTTTCACCAAAGAAGATTATTGAAAAGTGGGTAGACTTTGCCAG ACGCTTGTGTGAACACAAGTACGGCAACGCCCCCCGGGTCCGCATCAATGGCCACGTGGCTGCCCGTTTCCCCTTCATCCCTATGCCGTTGGACTATATCCTGCCTGAGCTGCTCAAGAATGCCATGAG AGCCACAATGGAGAGCCATCTAGACACTCCTTACAACGTCCCTGACGTGGTCATCACCATTGCCAACAATGATATTGATCTTGTGATCAG GATTTCAGACCGGGGCGGGGGGATCGCTCACAAAGACCTGGACCGGGTTATGGACTACCACTTCACTACAGCTGAGGCCAGCACTCAGGACCCCCGCATCAGCCCACTCTTTGGCCACTTGGACATGCACGGTGACGGCCAGTCAGGACCCATGCATGG GTTTGGATTTGGGCTGCCCACATCACGAGCCTATGCAGAGTACCTTGGTGGTTCCCTCCGGCTGCTGTCCCTGCAGGGCATTGGCACGGATGTCTACCTTCGGCTCCGTCACATAGATGGCCGGGAGGAGAGCTTCCGCATCTGA
- the KAT8 gene encoding histone acetyltransferase KAT8 produces the protein MAAPGAATAVAAPASGVAGEGEPGSAESAAAEGTAQSPGRVSPLTPSRGEPEVTVEIGETYLCRRPDSTWHSAEVIQSRVNDQEGREEFYVHYVGFNRRLDEWVDKNRLALTKTVKDAVQKNSEKYLSELAEQPERKITRNQKRKHDEINHVQKTYAEMDPTTAALEKEHEAITKVKYVDKIHIGNYEIDAWYFSPFPEDYGKQPKLWLCEYCLKYMKFEKSYRFHLGQCQWRQPPGKEIYRKNNISVYEVDGKDHKIYCQNLCLLAKLFLDHKTLYFDVEPFVFYILTEVDRQGAHIVGYFSKEKESPDGNNVACILTLPPYQRRGYGKFLIAFSYELSKLESTVGSPEKPLSDLGKLSYRSYWSWVLLEILRDFRGTLSIKDLSQMTSITQNDIISTLQSLNMVKYWKGQHVICVTPKLVEEHLKSAQYKKPPITVDSVCLKWAPPKHKQAKLSKK, from the exons ATGGCGGCACCGGGGGCAGCGACGGCCGTTGCGGCGCCGGCCTCGGGGGTCGCGGGGGAGGGCGAGCCCGGGTCGGCGGAAAGTGCGGCTGCCGAGGGAACCGCCCAGTCCCCGGGCCGCGTCTCTCCGCTGACCCCGTCCCGCGGCGAGCCGGAAGTCACCGTGGAGATTGGGGAAACCTACCTCTGCCGACGTCCGGACAGCACCTGGC ATTCTGCTGAAGTGATCCAGTCTCGAGTGAATGACCAGGAGGGCCGAGAGGAATTCTATGTGCACTACGTGGGCT TTAACCGGCGGCTGGATGAATGGGTAGACAAGAACCGGCTGGCGCTGACAAAGACAGTGAAGGACGCGGTGCAGAAGAACTCAGAGAAGTACCTGAGTGAGCTGGCTGAGCAGCCTGAGCGCAAGATCACCCGGAACCAAAAGCGCAAACACGATGAGATCAACCATGTGCAGAAG ACCTATGCTGAGATGGACCCCACCACGGCGGCCTTGGAGAAGGAGCATGAGGCG ATCACCAAGGTGAAATATGTAGACAAAATCCATATTGGGAACTATGAGATCGATGCCTGGTACTTCTCCCCATTCCCTGAAGACTATGGGAAACAGCCCAAGCTCTGGCTCTGCGAGTACTGCCTCAAGTATATGAAGTTCGAGAAGAGCTACCGCTTCCACCTG GGCCAATGCCAGTGGCGGCAGCCTCCTGGGAAGGAGATCTATCGCAAGAACAACATCTCTGTGTATGAAGTGGATGGCAAAGACCATAAG ATATATTGCCAGAACTTGTGTCTGCTGGCCAAGCTTTTCCTGGACCACAAGACCTTGTACTTCGATGTGGAGCCCTTTGTCTTTTACATCCTGACGGAGGTGGACAGGCAGGGAGCCCATATTGTTGGCTATTTCTCCAAG GAGAAGGAGTCTCCAGATGGGAACAATGTGGCCTGTATCCTGACCCTTCCCCCCTACCAGCGCCGTGGCTATGGCAAGTTCCTCATTGCTTTCA GTTATGAGCTATCCAAgctagagagtacagtgggttcCCCAGAGAAGCCACTGTCGGACTTGGGCAAGCTCAGCTACCGTAGCTACTGGTCATGGGTCCTGTTGGAGATTTTGCGAGACTTCCGGGGCACATTATCCATCAAGGACCTGAG CCAGATGACTAGCATCACCCAGAACGACATTATCAGCACCCTCCAGTCTCTCAACATGGTCAAGTACTGGAAAGGACAGCACGTGATATGTGTCACACCCAAGCTGGTAGAGGAACACCTCAAAAGTGCCCAGTATAAGAAACCACCCATAACAG TGGACTCTGTCTGCCTCAAGTGGGCACCCCCCAAGCACAAGCAAGCCAAACTCTCCAAGAAGTGA
- the BCKDK gene encoding 3-methyl-2-oxobutanoate dehydrogenase [lipoamide] kinase, mitochondrial isoform X2, which produces MILASVLGSGPRGGPPLRPLLVPALSLRARSTSITDTHHMEMARERSKTVTSFYNQSAIDVAAEKPSVRLTPTMMLYSGRSQDGSHLLQELPVRIAHRIKGFRSLPFIIGCNPTILHVHELYIRAFQKLTDFPPIKDQADEAQYCQLVRQLLDDHKDVVTLLAEGLRESRKHIEDEKLVRYFLDKTLTSRLGIRMLATHHLALHEDKPDFVGIICTRLSPKKIIEKWVDFARRLCEHKYGNAPRVRINGHVAARFPFIPMPLDYILPELLKNAMRATMESHLDTPYNVPDVVITIANNDIDLVIRISDRGGGIAHKDLDRVMDYHFTTAEASTQDPRISPLFGHLDMHGDGQSGPMHGFGFGLPTSRAYAEYLGGSLRLLSLQGIGTDVYLRLRHIDGREESFRI; this is translated from the exons ATGATCCTCGCATCGGTGCTGGGGAGCGGTCCCCGGGGTGGGCCtccactccggcccctcctggTACCCGCACTCTCTCTCCGCGCCCGCTCCACTTCCATCACCGATACACACCACATGGAGATGGCTCGGGAACGTTCCAAGACCGTCACCTCCTTCTACAATCAGTCGGCCATTGATGTGGCTGCAGAGAAG CCCTCAGTCCGCCTTACACCTACCATGATGCTCTACTCAGGGCGCTCTCAGGATGGCAGCCACCTTCTG CAGGAGTTACCCGTGAGGATCGCTCACCGCATCAAGGGCTTCCGCAGCCTTCCATTCATCATTGGCTGCAACCCCACCATATTGCATGTG CATGAGCTGTACATCCGTGCCTTCCAGAAGCTGACTGACTTTCCTCCG ATCAAGGACCAGGCAGATGAGGCCCAGTACTGCCAGCTTGTGAGACAACTGCTGGATGACCACAAAGATGTGGTGACTCTCTTAGCTGAGGGCCTGCGCGAGAGCCGGAAGCACATAGAG GATGAGAAGCTTGTCCGCTACTTCTTAGACAAGACACTGACCTCAAGGCTTGGAATTCGCATGTTGGCCACACATCACCTGGCACTGCATGAGGATAag CCCGACTTTGTAGGCATCATCTGCACTCGCCTTTCACCAAAGAAGATTATTGAAAAGTGGGTAGACTTTGCCAG ACGCTTGTGTGAACACAAGTACGGCAACGCCCCCCGGGTCCGCATCAATGGCCACGTGGCTGCCCGTTTCCCCTTCATCCCTATGCCGTTGGACTATATCCTGCCTGAGCTGCTCAAGAATGCCATGAG AGCCACAATGGAGAGCCATCTAGACACTCCTTACAACGTCCCTGACGTGGTCATCACCATTGCCAACAATGATATTGATCTTGTGATCAG GATTTCAGACCGGGGCGGGGGGATCGCTCACAAAGACCTGGACCGGGTTATGGACTACCACTTCACTACAGCTGAGGCCAGCACTCAGGACCCCCGCATCAGCCCACTCTTTGGCCACTTGGACATGCACGGTGACGGCCAGTCAGGACCCATGCATGG GTTTGGATTTGGGCTGCCCACATCACGAGCCTATGCAGAGTACCTTGGTGGTTCCCTCCGGCTGCTGTCCCTGCAGGGCATTGGCACGGATGTCTACCTTCGGCTCCGTCACATAGATGGCCGGGAGGAGAGCTTCCGCATCTGA